Proteins from a genomic interval of Rhodococcoides fascians A25f:
- a CDS encoding ImmA/IrrE family metallo-endopeptidase, whose protein sequence is MDKKLSTPSLKRLRDMMPRFTISYQQALRVAERQASRLARTWEAEHRAIREADITSLTRMTILRRPCPGTSITECPSGVSRYEQGRWVIWLNPSETTSRQRFTLAHELKHIIDNGAAHTTVYKRLTPPEIEAVCDHFATNLLMSRHAVYHLWGDGLRTPESLAMAFHISVNAMRRRMTALGLPTDLDEPSVLDYADTFPVAPAPDTLPGHFLPDPPSTALPGVAA, encoded by the coding sequence ATGGACAAGAAACTATCGACACCATCGCTGAAACGGCTGCGAGACATGATGCCGCGCTTCACGATCAGCTACCAGCAAGCGCTTCGAGTCGCCGAACGCCAAGCCAGTCGCTTGGCTCGAACGTGGGAAGCCGAACACCGGGCGATCCGCGAAGCGGACATCACCAGCCTGACGCGAATGACGATCCTGCGTCGACCATGCCCAGGCACGTCGATCACCGAGTGCCCATCTGGCGTCTCGCGCTACGAGCAGGGTAGGTGGGTCATCTGGCTCAATCCCAGCGAGACCACCTCACGACAGCGCTTCACCCTGGCGCACGAACTCAAGCACATCATCGACAACGGTGCCGCACACACCACTGTGTACAAACGGCTGACGCCGCCAGAGATCGAAGCCGTCTGCGATCACTTCGCCACGAACCTGTTGATGAGCCGGCACGCCGTCTACCACCTGTGGGGTGACGGTCTGCGAACACCCGAATCGCTCGCCATGGCCTTCCACATCTCCGTCAACGCCATGCGCCGCCGGATGACCGCACTTGGGCTTCCGACTGATCTCGACGAACCGTCCGTTCTGGACTACGCCGACACCTTCCCAGTAGCGCCCGCACCCGATACCCTGCCGGGTCACTTCCTCCCAGATCCGCCCAGTACTGCACTTCCAGGAGTAGCCGCATGA
- a CDS encoding recombinase family protein translates to MSRRSTPNSPFGSADDADAAPPETVRRNRSASRYAGARKSILEELRAGNAPTQEAQIVAPAVRTERQARGRAVIYVRVSTEEQARVGGGAEGYSIPFQRDACRRKAEELNLTVVAEYAELGRSATTVNRPEFQRMFAEINDLGVTHVIVHKLDRLSRSPKADYYVDSGLEATRAALVSVSEYIDDTPQGKLNLQIQRGMASYYSNNLATEVIKGLKSKLAAGGTPGRAPIGYLNKRRLEGSADIRWVELDPERASHVRWAFTEYAKGEYSLANLADALEDRGLRTRATPKVPSRPVSISSLHRLLINPYYVGIVAYKGVYHQGTHEALVDMDTWLQVQDVMHAHNTAGEKDRTHNSYLRGTIWCSHCGTRMVYSKNRGKSGNLYEYFFCMGRKNKKNPCPRGFVKLPAIEAGIEDFYKHMQIKGSTAEKIRAIVLDELDTATREAADAMAAATRNKAQLERERAKLLEAHYAGAVPLDMLKSEMDRLTRALNIAERDLTEGTESRAQVKILLDQAVEAIMTCHRVYAETKPPIRRMLNQGFFNKLYINDDGSVSDGEIHEPFAHLVAHLSTVFFDKRKSRVPRVVQNQVLELEQTGTDGLSNRAALTLVKAVEASELATLLSFDRGKQNRPTLAGGPGLNNEHLAEAEGFELSHAPLLRVADLP, encoded by the coding sequence ATGAGCCGCCGCAGCACACCCAACTCACCATTCGGATCTGCCGACGACGCCGACGCGGCACCACCAGAAACGGTCCGGCGCAATCGCAGCGCCAGTCGATACGCCGGTGCTCGGAAGTCGATCCTCGAAGAACTCCGCGCCGGGAACGCCCCGACCCAGGAAGCGCAGATCGTCGCGCCTGCAGTCCGCACCGAGCGTCAAGCACGTGGCCGAGCCGTCATCTACGTCCGCGTCAGTACCGAGGAGCAGGCACGCGTCGGTGGCGGCGCGGAAGGCTACTCGATTCCGTTCCAACGCGACGCCTGCCGCCGAAAGGCCGAGGAGCTGAACCTCACCGTCGTCGCCGAGTATGCCGAACTCGGTCGATCCGCGACGACCGTCAATCGACCCGAATTTCAACGAATGTTCGCTGAAATCAACGATCTCGGTGTCACGCACGTCATCGTCCACAAGCTCGACAGGCTCAGCCGAAGCCCTAAAGCCGACTACTACGTCGATTCCGGCTTGGAGGCGACCAGGGCAGCGCTGGTATCGGTCAGTGAGTACATCGACGACACCCCGCAAGGGAAACTGAATCTCCAGATTCAGCGCGGCATGGCGAGCTACTACTCGAACAACCTCGCGACGGAAGTGATCAAGGGGCTGAAGTCGAAGCTCGCAGCGGGAGGCACCCCTGGCCGTGCACCGATCGGCTACCTCAATAAGCGCCGCCTCGAAGGCAGCGCCGATATTCGCTGGGTCGAACTCGATCCTGAACGTGCCAGCCATGTGCGCTGGGCATTCACCGAATATGCGAAGGGCGAATACAGTCTCGCCAATCTGGCAGATGCTCTCGAAGACCGAGGACTGCGCACCCGCGCGACCCCGAAAGTGCCGAGCCGTCCAGTATCGATCAGCTCGCTTCATCGCCTGTTGATCAACCCGTATTACGTCGGCATCGTGGCCTACAAAGGCGTCTATCACCAGGGAACACACGAAGCGCTCGTCGATATGGATACCTGGCTACAAGTCCAGGACGTCATGCATGCTCATAACACCGCAGGTGAAAAGGATCGGACACACAATTCGTACCTCCGCGGGACGATCTGGTGCAGCCACTGCGGGACACGGATGGTCTACTCCAAGAATCGCGGCAAGAGCGGAAACTTGTACGAGTACTTCTTCTGCATGGGCCGAAAAAACAAGAAAAATCCGTGCCCACGCGGATTCGTCAAACTGCCCGCAATCGAAGCGGGCATCGAAGACTTCTACAAACACATGCAGATCAAGGGCTCGACTGCCGAGAAGATTCGCGCGATTGTCCTCGACGAACTCGACACGGCCACGCGCGAGGCTGCCGACGCTATGGCGGCAGCGACGAGAAACAAAGCTCAGCTCGAACGTGAGCGCGCCAAACTACTCGAAGCGCACTACGCCGGGGCAGTACCACTCGACATGCTCAAGAGCGAGATGGATCGGCTGACGCGAGCCTTGAACATCGCCGAACGAGACCTTACCGAGGGTACCGAGTCACGAGCCCAGGTGAAGATCCTGCTCGATCAAGCGGTCGAAGCGATCATGACCTGCCACCGGGTGTACGCCGAGACAAAGCCTCCCATTCGCCGGATGCTCAACCAGGGGTTCTTCAACAAGCTCTACATCAACGACGATGGCAGCGTCAGCGACGGTGAGATCCACGAGCCGTTCGCGCACCTCGTGGCGCACCTGTCCACCGTCTTCTTCGACAAGCGGAAGAGCCGAGTGCCACGCGTCGTCCAGAACCAAGTGCTCGAACTTGAACAGACGGGAACAGACGGACTGTCGAACCGAGCAGCACTGACACTGGTGAAAGCCGTTGAGGCAAGCGAGCTTGCGACGCTACTGAGCTTCGACCGGGGCAAACAAAACCGGCCCACCCTTGCG
- a CDS encoding antirestriction protein ArdA — MEHNITPNTNQHEQPEPHEVESTPRTAPLIYVASLSDYNNGELHGRWIDARLPVDEIHEKITAMLAASQDPGAEEYAIHDYEGFYQFRVGEYDRIETVHAIAEGIQEHGEAYAAFVDLVGTEDASLDSFEDCYRGTYPTLIAFVDQFVDDMGWQDEIEKFGQRTGLGPYLSIDYSDLETALRTEWDVIDGEAGFHIFTR, encoded by the coding sequence ATGGAACACAACATCACACCGAACACCAATCAACACGAACAACCGGAGCCGCATGAGGTCGAGTCGACGCCTCGCACCGCGCCGCTGATCTACGTGGCGTCACTGAGCGACTACAACAACGGCGAACTCCACGGGAGGTGGATCGACGCTCGACTGCCGGTCGACGAGATCCACGAGAAGATCACCGCCATGCTCGCCGCCTCGCAGGATCCGGGCGCGGAGGAGTACGCCATCCACGACTACGAAGGCTTCTACCAGTTCCGGGTCGGCGAGTACGACCGGATCGAGACCGTTCACGCCATCGCCGAAGGGATTCAGGAGCACGGCGAGGCCTATGCCGCGTTCGTTGACCTGGTCGGCACCGAAGACGCCAGCCTCGACAGCTTCGAGGACTGCTACCGAGGGACCTACCCGACGCTGATTGCCTTCGTCGATCAGTTCGTGGATGACATGGGCTGGCAGGACGAAATCGAGAAGTTCGGCCAGCGAACGGGACTCGGGCCGTACCTGTCTATCGACTACAGCGACCTGGAGACGGCGCTCCGCACGGAATGGGACGTGATCGACGGCGAGGCCGGCTTCCACATCTTCACCAGATAA
- a CDS encoding helix-turn-helix domain-containing protein, producing MKDRSPTRTPLALLLEQLRTEAGLSQYALAAKCGFDRSNIRRIEDGSVADITEERMRVLADALDVDVERFYEAHWLTVRRPLPSLPTYFRSKYQDLTPAQIAEVEAIVDTMRTENADDHTP from the coding sequence ATGAAAGATCGATCACCAACCCGCACACCACTGGCACTTCTGCTCGAACAGCTCCGCACCGAAGCGGGGTTGAGTCAGTACGCGTTGGCCGCCAAGTGCGGGTTCGATCGCTCCAACATCCGCCGCATCGAGGACGGATCGGTCGCCGACATCACCGAAGAGCGGATGCGCGTTCTCGCCGACGCCCTCGATGTCGACGTCGAACGCTTCTACGAGGCGCACTGGCTGACCGTCCGGCGGCCATTGCCGAGCTTGCCAACGTACTTCCGCAGCAAGTACCAGGACCTGACGCCCGCGCAGATTGCCGAAGTAGAAGCCATCGTCGACACCATGCGCACCGAGAATGCCGACGACCACACGCCGTAG